ATACTTACTTTCAATCCTTTCTTCAGCAGGACACTCCTGTAACACAAATTATACGTGCAAACAGTGAATAAATAATCTTACATACAAGAAAGTAAACGATAATGATATTTATAAATACAGGGTAGACCAAAGAAACGGGAGGTTTTTGAACAGTGAAATTAAGCTGtagataatgtattaaattaaattttattatatgaaaatataaaatatagtccTCCATTTGCATGTAAtgtaatttgaaaatgatatcctTCAAGTCCCCCATTGCCAGAATTTTTAAGGTGATGtagaaaatatgagcaattaaaGTTACTTCTCACTTCTGAAAAACCCTATGAATTGGTATTACAGTTTCTTAGATATGTATAAAATTGAGTTAAGTAACAAAATTTAATCATAAACCAACTGAAGGGCATAACGAATTTTCAATTCCCCCAAGTGATAATATTTTATGGGATATAATCTGGTTTCAGAAAGAAATTATTAGTCAGAAATGGGCTTTATTGTGAAaggaaaacataggcctatattgcatGGAACAGTATAGGGTGGGGCAGGATAGCATAGGATAACAAAGAATGCGATGGGATGGGATAGGGTAGGGTAGGAtagtatattatgtgatatgatatgataaagtAGGATAGGATGGGGTAGGGTGGGATGGAATAGGAGAGAATAGGATCGGCTAGAGTAGAGTAGGATAAAATAGGGTAGGATAGGGAAGGGAAGGGTTGGGTTGGATAGGGTATAGTAGGATAGGGTGGCGAGAATAGGGTATGGTGGAGGAAGGGTACAATAGGATAGGGTATGATAGGTTATAGTAGGTAGTGTAGCATAAGATAGGGCAGACTAAGATAGAATAAGGTAAAATAGGATAGGATAGCATAGAgtaaggtagaatagaatagaacaggatagaagaGGATAGCATACagtagattaggatagaatagggtAGGGTTCGATAGTCTCATAAATCATCCTTCCAGGCTAAAATTCCTTAAGAGTGAGAAAGAAGTACTACTTTGTACAGAAATTGTGTGCTAAGAGTAGAAATTAATGAAATGAGGTGTATATATGAATACAtagaataggggagagtcgggtagtatcggacgtcgggtaatatcggacagtgcgtttctttcatctaccaccagatagtagtacctgaatgatatggttacgtttctctatgcgacatcacagaaacgtaaccatgtaaatcaagtactatcatcgtgtggtagatgaaagaaactcactgtccgatattacccgatgtccgatactacccgactctcccctactcgtACAATATTATATTGCAGGATCGACAAACATCCGCAACAGAACTTCAATTTTATTAAGAATATTACCGCAAAATTAAAGCGAATATATtatgataaatttatttctaagtttggaaattacatttacaaattgaatttaaatgtaaaaaatcaACAAGTCTATTAACACTCACCCCTTCAACTTTATGCCGCACACATAAAGTAGAGATGAAGGCTGCCCTGTTACATTTCTTTCCGTCCATCTCTTCTGGTCCAAGTTCTGAAATAAAGGAGTGAGGCACATCTTAACATAAGAAGAATTATCCATTGATTCAAtaatataagatatatatatatatatatatatatatatatatatatatatatatatatcttattagAGAATCTCGCCGTCttctattgaatattgtgtaatcaatgactatatctgttattagtattaatatccCAAGTTTCATTAGTATCAGTTTAATAATTTatgatatttacaataaacattactttttaaaaatgtaggcctatatcgacTCCAACAAAATATAAGTTACGGGCCTGAAAAAAATTGTACATCACCTTTAATATGCATATAACCTAaccatcagtttaaaaatattaatgttttcagtGTCCGgatactatatatattttttaattttaaaaatttttaccttatcaaaaaaaaaaaaaaaagactcttaCAGTTTTAaccatacttttcaaaataagcaGTAAAAAGTTCAACTCCCTAGCATGAAATTTGTTGGAGTCTATGGTATTCGAATGTGGGTAAATGCAGTACAAATTAAAGCGTGAAAAACTAATTATATAATGTTGATTTTCTGTCATGAAAACCTGTTTCTAATGGTGAAATATAACTCAAGCATGAATTTTGAAGAAgattatgttgactattacacttttactacgtcatactactactTATGACAATAAAActatacgaaaggacgtgtttcaaccaatcagggctgtttatcgctacaattttatcatttccctagcatttgtttatttttatcacttccttagcttttatttgttttccaacatttcaaactgcaaattctttacggtactataaaacatgctttgcgatcatcatttgtttcccgcatagatagtgactgaaaatggcggctccgttcaaacgttttggtgaagctaacattagtgaaatagaattttagtaagtcaattaatattttattgtattagagtactttatttctctaatctttatatactttcttctaatcgtgtaatacccaattaaatcccactcgaattttaattttctctagataaatcaaaacctctagttgATAAAATTTGGCCAACATGAAAGGTTtctttgcaatatatatatatatatatatatatatatatatatatatatatatatattttcctctTTACTTGAAACAGGATCAAAATTTCACCTATCTTCTTCTTTAAGATATTTATGGGCCcttatgatatatttttcatgttttccaTCACAACTCACTCATACTCGTACTATCCTACCTTTGTTGTTTGTAAAACTTTATGATCCCATAGCCTACGACAAAAATTTAGGAACGTCGGTACTTCACAGATACGAGTACGATCTCCTCATTGTAGAGAATATAAATCTGCAAGCTCTTAGAACTTATATCTGCACCACCTTGAATCGTATTTGAAAAGTGCCACATTATCATCATTGTAGTGTGTAGAAATGTATGAATCCTTTAGACTCACAGCTGCACCATCTTGGAATGTGTTTTAGAGACACAAGACCTACATACCAATTACCTTTGGCTTTGTTGTTTGATGCATCCAAGCACTTATGGATAGCTTTCTCCGTGGCCTCTTTTAGGGATGAATCGGTGTAGTGCTTGAAATAAATATTCAAGAAATTCTCCTTCATCACATATCCGTCGGAGTCAAGCTGTTAAAATTGAAATCGGTTAATAATcatgttcttttttctattttttaattacaaGCAAGATCACAGCGAGCGAAATGTTGAACCATTTGTGTTTAGGTGTATTTGTGTATTATGCCATAAATTTACAAACTGTGTGGATTTTGAAACACAAGAAcatggaatttttttatttacttagaactatatatttattatagttattacttcgTTGCTTAGTTAGTTACTTAGCTGCTTGGTTGCTCAATTAACTGTTTAGTTGCCTAATTAGTTACTTAGTGTCGCTTTCTTAGTTGCTTACATAGCTGCGCAGTTTAGTTTGTTTGTTTaggttatttatttgtgtattcattatcgatttatttcttatttatttatttagatacttAGAATTAGTTACTTACTAGTTATATACCTAGGTACTTAGTGCAGTTATTACTTTGTTGTTTAGTTAGTTACTTAGCTGCTTGGTTGCTCAATTAACTGCTTAGTTGCCTACTTAGTTACTTAGTGTCGCTTTCTCAGTTGCTTACATAGCTGCACAGTTTAGTTAGTTTGTTTAGGTTATTAATTTGTGTAttcattatctatttatttcttaattatttacttagatACTTAGAATTAGTTACTTACTAGTTATATACCTAGGTACTTAATGCAGttattacttagttacttagctGCTTGGTTGCTCAATTAACTGCTTAGTTGCCTACTTAGTTACTTAGTGTCGCTTTCTTAGTTGCTTACATAGCTGCACAGTTTAGTTAGTTTGTTTaggttatttatttgtgtattcattatcgatttatttcttatttatttatttagatacttAGAATTAGTTACTTACTAGTTGTATACCTAGGTACTTCATGCAGttattacttagttacttagctGCTTGGTTGCTCAATTAACTGCTTAGTTGCCTACTTAATTACTTAGTCGCTGTTTTAATTGCTTATACAGCTGCACAGTTTTGTTAGTTTGTTTAggttacttatgtatgtatttattcatttggtTGCAgtatgttacaatgttgaatgacagcctTTGCCTTCGTTATTTAGCTTTCATTCACCTATAATCACACAGTTTAGTACATGAATAAGTAAGTATACTTGCATTTAATACACACTTACGTTAAAATAGCATTTATTCTAActcttttactttcttctttcgcTTTCCTCGTATATTCAAAAACtatgttcctaagaactttaatatatgaaggggtgagaatgatacagtcctaagccacacagatacaattttacaggagaacgtgttaaaggtttagagtccaatgctaggtgcggtatcataatttattTGGCGTATACTAACGTCATTAGttgagtaatttttgtaatattttactagtagctttcccatatgtctaagaaatgaactcgcagaaaaaaaaaaaaaacatttttgttaaaaatgtggctttggactatctcattctcaccccttcattttTGCTAATACCATTGCACATAATTGCGCTCACTCCAAATGCATAAGTTGGTAGAGTTTTTGTTCGCCAacacaacactgcgttgttaggagattgtttatcgttgtcatttgttatttgcagtgttgtgcttgtaaatatgcCTTGAATTTTATGGATTTGAAGACAGTTTGTTCTATTTGTGGGTTAAAGAAGATGGAGtgacaactgaaaaaaaaaaacactttcgaCAGTTCCTTGTTTGAGTTTAATGGCGAAGAAAAGGTAGCGGAAGCAGAttgtagtacattatgcaacgagcctataatgatagtaattaagaatcgagtatggatatttatgaaacgagcgcaagcgagtttcataattttcatacgagcttcttaattaccattatacgcgagtttcatacgactttttatgctcgaccatatttctaacttgaaattagcctaccggtattcagatgtatacattttatttgtaggtatctgacaagattggaagtgaccttgttctaggtcgtgaattgtgaaatgtgcgcagacgcgaaagtattgattttttccgaggaacaataatgtcattgaccttgacgtagtcccgttaaacttgataatattataatattataactttgattattgaattcgacattgaaaaacgagatgacaaattgaatttatttgaacattatttacaattaacgctaattattatagtaacagaacataaccttctgcgacagtattggatttccagcctccgtgacttttcgctaattctctttcgattgcatatccgagactaatcgatacttgcggttttataacggtacaaagctgacttgtcattggctgaacacatgtaagctgagttatcattggctgaagacctgtactttaataagtaggtgtactttaatgacatgcattaaaggactgctaccaggtgtataattagtacatttcggcatggtcgagcataaaaacatttgTGCGTGTAGGGGAGAATGCCATTGGAGAAAGAACTGCAAGGAATTGATTCTGTCGTTTCAACATACAACACTCCGTAGAAAAGATAGTGTCCATCTACAGAAGAAGATGTTATGCGTCTCGAGGAATAATGAAGGCGTCGTGTattacgaattgcttcccaggaatgtaaccataactgctgacatttattgccaacaactcagagcCTTACggttgaaattaaagaaaaacgacagggaagactgcatcaagtgctgctgtgACACGATAATACACATCTGCACTCCTCTAACATGACGCAAGGAGCTATTCAGGAGGTTGGTTGGAaggtgattccacatcccccATATTCTTCCAATCTTACGCCCTCAGATTTCtaccttttccgttctctatccaacaatcttcaagagaACTCCTTTGATgacgaaaatacgttgaaaaCTTGGCTTGAAGACTTCTTTAATTCTAaatcagcagatttcttcagacgcgaAGTCGAAAAACTACCCCAACGTTGGTAGAGAATCATGGATAGTGTAggagaatataatatattactaattaatttctgtcttcaattcatctcaaataaaaacatcTGTGACAGCGAACAAACGCTACGAAATTTTGCatcaacccaataaaatttacaaaaaaatatacaagaaGAAAAATCCAAAGGAAATATGTACATGCTTCATAATATCGTACTTACCAATCCCTCTTTGTTAGCCATGCATTCCATCCAGCactgaaacaaaatttatgaTATCGTCAGTATATTTTTCTATGTGTGAAATTCAATATCttaaatgtaagaatattttctaataataaattatactggTATATTTTATGCGGTTTGGAGCTACTaagttaacatttattttattatactctaAAGATATACAGAAACCAAAGCATATACTCTACACCCATGATATAAAAACTTTCATTTCATGGAATGCACAATTTAATGCTTTGTAATCCCTCAAAATTCGTTTAATTTGAATTACACATTTTACGTCTGAAGAagatgaattttaattatttttattattattttaatgtaattcaaGGAATATACAATCAGCTGTAATATTACTTATACATTTACGAaagtcaaataattaaaattattgaaaatatgtaAAGCTTCAGTCATTCGTGACAGCTTTCTTTGTCAAGCAACAACCACAAGGGATATCATTCGAGTGATAATATTTAGGACAATTTCTTTTCTATACAAACATGGTATTTAGAAGTTACTGTGAATTGCAagcaaatatttaatattgaattaCTTTCTATTACACTCTTTCCATAAATCTAAAATGCGTGCGGAATAGACTAAGCACAGAAGGAAAAGCtgatatataaatgatacttactGCAGAAGCTCCATTATTCGTGAAATGGTCATCATTCACTGAAAAGAAACtctaattaatattatgaatttactCTGCCCTGCAGCCACTAAatatcttattattactatgtagtACTTCATAATACTGTAATGGTAATAGGAATAACAGTAA
This sequence is a window from Periplaneta americana isolate PAMFEO1 chromosome 2, P.americana_PAMFEO1_priV1, whole genome shotgun sequence. Protein-coding genes within it:
- the Obp93a gene encoding uncharacterized protein Obp93a isoform X2, with the protein product MSFTSNAFASVHHRVARALEDRIPTKCCGKDELVLTDRNREMMKECEPEGMNDDHFTNNGASACWMECMANKEGLLDSDGYVMKENFLNIYFKHYTDSSLKEATEKAIHKCLDASNNKAKELGPEEMDGKKCNRAAFISTLCVRHKVEGECPAEERIESDTCTEFRKHIEEWYQRTEV
- the Obp93a gene encoding uncharacterized protein Obp93a isoform X1; this encodes MTSYTVLAFLALLACGLTSSLTLKDQLTPFTSNAFASVHHRVARALEDRIPTKCCGKDELVLTDRNREMMKECEPEGMNDDHFTNNGASACWMECMANKEGLLDSDGYVMKENFLNIYFKHYTDSSLKEATEKAIHKCLDASNNKAKELGPEEMDGKKCNRAAFISTLCVRHKVEGECPAEERIESDTCTEFRKHIEEWYQRTEV